In Zingiber officinale cultivar Zhangliang chromosome 1A, Zo_v1.1, whole genome shotgun sequence, the DNA window CCAAGTGTAACTTCACAATCGACGACCGCGTCGTGAACTGAGTGAGAGGGAAGTgattgatttatatatatatggtaatGGTACATATCGATCTTTCAGGCTTCGTTATAGCGTGTCCATGGAGTCAGGGGAAGAGAATTGCTGCGAGAACCTGAGCCTGGAACTGTGTCTCCAGCCGTCACGGCCCTTCGTCTTCACCTGCAACTACTGCGACCGCAAGTTCACCACCTCGCAGGCGCTCGGCGGCCACCAGAACAAGCACAAGGTGGAAAGAAAGCGCCTCCGGGAACAGTTGCAGAGCGGCCGGCATGATTCGGCTGCAGGTAATCGCACGGTGGAAGCGAGGGAGAGCAGCATGGCGGCAAGGACGACGGCGTGGTGGGGATCGCTTCTCTACTCCTCCGCCACCGGAGTCGATGATGCTGCCGCCGGAGAAATC includes these proteins:
- the LOC122008649 gene encoding zinc finger protein 4-like yields the protein MESGEENCCENLSLELCLQPSRPFVFTCNYCDRKFTTSQALGGHQNKHKVERKRLREQLQSGRHDSAAGNRTVEARESSMAARTTAWWGSLLYSSATGVDDAAAGEIIDLSLKL